A window of the Pseudomonas gozinkensis genome harbors these coding sequences:
- a CDS encoding type 1 fimbrial protein, producing MNGKRVSVGISLFFALSGACLAATPSGQGVIQFHGSIVESGCSSHVGTRSTFEFTGCPNKVSGDSVSVRSVAPVPSVSALDHSRVDVKLVVAGNKDGRYYDQQYALVDAAGKPLNSGAYLITLTSP from the coding sequence ATGAACGGTAAACGTGTGTCGGTCGGTATCAGCCTGTTCTTCGCGCTGAGCGGTGCGTGCCTGGCAGCAACGCCGTCAGGCCAGGGCGTCATCCAGTTTCACGGCAGTATTGTCGAATCGGGTTGTAGCTCCCATGTGGGGACTCGTTCGACGTTTGAGTTCACCGGTTGCCCGAACAAGGTCAGCGGCGACTCGGTCAGTGTGCGTAGCGTTGCACCGGTTCCCTCGGTCAGCGCGCTCGATCATTCGCGAGTAGACGTGAAGTTGGTCGTGGCCGGGAATAAGGATGGCCGTTACTACGATCAGCAATACGCCCTGGTTGATGCCGCCGGCAAACCGCTGAACTCAGGCGCTTATCTGATTACGTTGACTTCGCCTTGA
- a CDS encoding fimbrial protein, protein MIFSNKQTLMCAVLKIACVMAFAYGPGAMAANCSYWSGKAVTLNFGARLTADSLAIPQDAPIGTVIYEETLQLEGVWYKCESWHLYGFYMTPALGVPSGNTYPLGKTGLSFRVKRSVSLGDLSPPISRPSSLGDLWSTGSGAHTLQIFKSAELSLQSRVDAGELGQFKAGELLLVTYNLVNPINLNTASCQTPAVSVQMGVDYQLNEFEKSGYTPRMIKYNIALKECQRGIQKVTYQLKANTPVIDQQKGIVSLSSGSSAKGIGLQLMNEAGEPIALDTPYPFSGFNPTGTDFKIPLSASYIRLADSELEAGTADTDVTFIMNYL, encoded by the coding sequence ATGATTTTTTCTAACAAACAAACACTAATGTGCGCCGTGCTTAAAATCGCTTGTGTGATGGCGTTTGCCTACGGCCCCGGCGCAATGGCTGCGAATTGCAGTTATTGGAGTGGCAAAGCGGTCACCCTGAATTTCGGAGCCCGTTTGACCGCTGACAGCCTGGCGATCCCCCAGGACGCCCCCATAGGTACAGTCATATACGAGGAAACTCTTCAACTAGAAGGAGTTTGGTATAAATGCGAGTCATGGCATCTTTACGGATTTTACATGACGCCAGCGCTCGGTGTACCTTCCGGCAATACTTATCCTCTGGGCAAGACCGGACTCTCTTTCCGTGTAAAGCGAAGTGTCTCTCTCGGGGACTTGTCACCGCCCATCTCTCGCCCCAGCAGTCTCGGTGATCTTTGGTCAACCGGCAGTGGCGCGCACACGCTTCAAATTTTCAAGTCCGCCGAACTGTCATTGCAGAGCAGGGTCGACGCTGGCGAATTGGGCCAATTCAAGGCCGGCGAATTGCTGCTTGTCACGTACAACCTGGTCAATCCAATCAACCTGAATACTGCCTCCTGCCAGACCCCTGCAGTGTCCGTCCAAATGGGCGTGGACTATCAGCTGAACGAGTTCGAAAAGAGTGGCTATACCCCTCGAATGATCAAGTACAACATCGCGTTGAAGGAGTGCCAGCGTGGCATCCAGAAAGTGACCTATCAGCTCAAAGCCAATACACCGGTGATTGATCAGCAAAAGGGCATTGTTTCACTGAGTTCCGGATCATCAGCCAAAGGCATCGGCTTACAGCTGATGAACGAGGCAGGAGAGCCCATCGCCCTGGACACTCCTTACCCGTTCAGCGGTTTCAACCCAACGGGCACAGACTTCAAAATTCCTTTATCCGCCTCTTACATCCGCTTGGCCGATAGCGAACTTGAAGCCGGCACTGCCGATACCGACGTCACGTTCATCATGAATTATCTGTAA
- a CDS encoding ATP-binding protein, with the protein MKLKTYLHQFNPILSTPDAARRLLRIFALVLLVGILGGVYNFLLFTFNNEVSQRRGYMSSAIAEAHTFFTTREALLESLGLSATRYDGQAETAASDEEIHLLLGDTPGTQWSIWLTQRMRDYLKAQQVNLIYVGSDIETTVSRLYNATPAVGDFSETMLNELQVLKRDNGLALRELWLTHKSAGHSQLYIFIRLDERDMNSGWLGLEMDDREVSRALSDHSAGEFTMFNAQGMPLFSNSRNPHSGQNLPDLQQQDFFGFVGDGWLPDHIVLRKQLKSSDRQLAYSLDLRAVLLGLWPQLGAALLFCLFSISLVWLLTYRLERRFINPAIMRIQALIESERFSRDVIQTAPVALCVLRRTDGQVVLENTLSQHWLGQGGEREHLCPGWIRQAFDTLEPSLSDYFETSEGRHLYLSCAPTRYKGEDVLLCAFSDISARTEIEVALDEARQLADAANEAKTLFLATMSHEIRTPLYGVLGTLELLARTNLDAQQKNYLQAIEGSSATLLQLICDVLDVSKIEAGQLALELSEFSALELVREVIQGYAAAAQSKGLQLYACLDPQLPDRVIGDVSRIRQILNNLLSNAVKFTDSGRVVLRVKLLSRDGERASLQWQVSDTGKGIAHDDQPFIFEPFYQTGGNTNVIAGTGLGLPICLRLTNLMNGNIRLVSELGLGSSFSLTLPLEEPTIGSLSTTMTGLLPEVVYVVSPIREVAEAISGWLRRWGARPQIGCPAHQHFGQECVLIELHPGILEQRLVREWGGPLVLATSDGSNEPQAMCGGWKVNFNDLFAIYQAVSRAQGLRMAKPQARIDQRDLHKLNLHILVAEDNVINQLILRDQLEELGCTVELTCDGEEALALWRSTPFDIVLSDVNMPRLNGYELARELRRQGCTTPIIGATANAMHGEEALCLAAGMNHCLVKPFTLRALFNYLAPYERAAHEAV; encoded by the coding sequence ATGAAACTGAAAACGTATCTCCACCAGTTCAATCCGATCCTTTCCACGCCCGACGCGGCGCGGCGATTGCTGCGTATTTTTGCCTTGGTGCTGCTGGTCGGTATCCTCGGCGGCGTTTATAACTTTCTGCTGTTCACCTTCAACAATGAAGTCTCCCAGCGGCGCGGCTATATGAGCAGTGCGATTGCCGAAGCCCATACCTTTTTCACTACCCGTGAAGCGCTGCTCGAAAGCCTCGGCTTGTCAGCCACGCGCTACGACGGGCAGGCCGAAACGGCAGCGTCCGACGAAGAAATTCATCTGCTGCTGGGCGATACGCCCGGCACGCAATGGAGCATCTGGCTAACCCAGCGCATGCGCGATTATTTGAAAGCGCAACAGGTCAACCTGATCTACGTCGGCAGTGATATCGAGACCACGGTGTCGCGCCTTTATAACGCTACGCCGGCAGTTGGGGATTTCTCCGAAACCATGCTGAATGAACTTCAAGTTCTTAAGCGTGACAACGGCCTTGCCCTGCGAGAGTTGTGGCTGACGCATAAGTCGGCAGGGCATTCACAGCTGTACATATTCATTCGTCTGGACGAACGCGATATGAACTCGGGTTGGTTGGGCCTGGAAATGGATGATCGGGAAGTCTCCAGAGCCTTGAGCGATCACAGCGCAGGCGAGTTCACGATGTTCAACGCTCAAGGCATGCCGCTTTTCAGCAACAGCCGCAATCCGCATTCAGGTCAGAATCTGCCAGACCTTCAGCAGCAAGATTTCTTTGGCTTTGTCGGCGACGGCTGGCTGCCCGACCACATCGTGTTGCGCAAGCAGTTGAAGTCTTCAGATCGGCAACTCGCGTACTCCCTCGACTTGCGCGCCGTGCTGTTGGGGCTGTGGCCGCAATTGGGTGCCGCGCTGTTGTTTTGCCTGTTCAGCATCAGCCTGGTGTGGCTGTTGACCTATCGTTTGGAGCGCCGCTTCATCAACCCTGCAATCATGCGGATTCAGGCCCTGATCGAAAGTGAGCGGTTCAGTCGCGACGTTATCCAGACTGCACCGGTAGCACTGTGCGTATTGCGGCGCACCGACGGTCAGGTGGTGCTGGAAAATACGCTGTCCCAACATTGGCTAGGGCAGGGGGGCGAGCGCGAACATTTGTGCCCTGGCTGGATCCGCCAAGCCTTCGATACGCTCGAGCCCAGCCTGAGCGACTACTTCGAAACCAGTGAAGGCAGGCACCTTTATCTGAGTTGCGCGCCCACCCGTTACAAAGGCGAAGACGTCTTGCTCTGTGCCTTCAGCGACATCAGTGCACGCACTGAAATCGAAGTTGCACTGGATGAGGCCCGGCAGTTGGCCGATGCAGCCAACGAAGCCAAGACCTTGTTTCTGGCGACCATGAGCCATGAAATTCGCACTCCGTTATATGGCGTGCTGGGTACCTTGGAATTGCTGGCGCGCACCAATCTGGACGCCCAGCAAAAAAATTATCTCCAGGCCATCGAAGGCTCCTCGGCGACATTGCTGCAGTTGATCTGCGATGTGCTGGATGTGTCGAAAATCGAGGCTGGGCAACTGGCTTTGGAGTTGAGCGAGTTTTCTGCACTGGAACTGGTACGAGAAGTGATTCAGGGATATGCGGCGGCGGCCCAGAGCAAGGGCCTGCAGCTGTATGCCTGCCTGGACCCGCAGTTGCCGGATCGAGTTATCGGTGACGTCAGTCGCATTCGTCAAATCCTCAACAATCTGTTGAGCAACGCCGTCAAGTTCACTGACTCAGGGAGGGTAGTGTTGCGGGTCAAGTTGCTCAGCCGCGATGGCGAACGCGCCAGTCTGCAATGGCAGGTCTCGGACACCGGCAAGGGCATCGCTCATGACGATCAGCCATTCATTTTTGAACCGTTCTACCAGACCGGAGGCAACACCAATGTAATCGCCGGTACAGGCCTTGGCCTGCCTATTTGCCTGCGTTTGACAAACCTGATGAACGGCAATATCCGCTTGGTCAGCGAACTGGGTTTGGGAAGCAGTTTTTCCCTGACCTTGCCACTGGAAGAACCAACGATCGGCTCACTTTCGACAACCATGACAGGTCTGTTGCCCGAAGTGGTTTACGTAGTCTCGCCGATCCGTGAGGTGGCCGAGGCCATCAGCGGCTGGTTGCGGCGCTGGGGTGCCCGCCCGCAAATCGGGTGTCCGGCGCACCAGCATTTTGGTCAGGAGTGCGTGTTGATCGAGCTGCACCCCGGCATCCTCGAACAGCGCTTGGTGCGCGAATGGGGTGGCCCGTTGGTGCTGGCCACCAGCGATGGTTCCAACGAGCCGCAGGCAATGTGCGGTGGCTGGAAGGTCAACTTCAATGATCTGTTCGCGATTTATCAGGCAGTGAGCCGGGCCCAGGGATTGCGTATGGCCAAGCCTCAGGCGCGGATAGACCAGCGCGACCTGCACAAACTTAATCTGCACATCCTGGTAGCCGAAGACAACGTGATCAATCAGCTGATCCTGCGCGACCAACTTGAGGAGCTTGGATGCACCGTGGAGCTGACTTGCGACGGTGAAGAGGCGTTAGCGCTCTGGCGCAGCACACCATTCGACATTGTCCTTAGCGATGTGAACATGCCGAGACTCAACGGTTACGAATTGGCCCGTGAGCTGCGTCGCCAGGGTTGTACTACGCCGATCATTGGCGCGACAGCCAACGCCATGCATGGAGAGGAAGCGTTGTGTCTAGCGGCCGGCATGAATCACTGCCTGGTCAAACCTTTTACGTTGCGAGCCTTGTTTAATTACCTGGCTCCTTATGAACGAGCAGCCCATGAAGCCGTGTAA